A region from the Desulfosoma sp. genome encodes:
- the queA gene encoding tRNA preQ1(34) S-adenosylmethionine ribosyltransferase-isomerase QueA: MSYRLQDYDYDLPEHLVAQTPSRVRDRCALMVLHRRTGELEHRQFRDVGSYLQPGDLLVMNDTRVVPARLLGVKETGGRVDILVLDPYKPPQEGRIEGYRCLLKSSKPPKEGLRLLLEDELTARVLRRFENGQVNIVFDHDNILEFLEKKGRVPLPPYIRRSKVPKREEDREEYQTVYAREPGAVAAPTAGLHFTKELLEDLVCRGVQLVRITLHVGFGTFAPVRTEDIRDHIMHSEVVRVSRETAEAIQRAKREGRRVIAVGTTVVRTLEWAACRFGEVTAVSGECDHYIYPGYVFRVVDAMITNFHLPKTSLLLLVSAFAGREKILAAYREAIRRGYRFFSYGDAMLIV; this comes from the coding sequence ATGAGTTATAGACTCCAAGACTATGACTACGATCTCCCCGAACACCTTGTGGCCCAAACACCCAGCCGGGTTCGAGACCGGTGTGCTCTCATGGTGCTTCATCGCCGAACGGGTGAGTTGGAACATCGGCAATTTCGAGATGTTGGCTCCTACCTGCAGCCCGGAGACCTTTTGGTCATGAACGACACCCGTGTGGTACCCGCTCGACTTCTTGGGGTCAAGGAAACCGGAGGGCGCGTGGATATTCTGGTGCTTGACCCTTACAAACCGCCCCAGGAAGGAAGGATCGAAGGGTATCGATGCCTGCTCAAATCGTCAAAGCCGCCCAAGGAAGGGCTGCGCTTACTTTTGGAGGATGAGCTTACGGCTCGCGTCCTTCGTCGTTTTGAAAACGGCCAGGTGAACATCGTTTTTGATCATGACAATATTTTGGAATTCTTGGAAAAGAAGGGCAGGGTGCCTCTGCCGCCTTATATTCGACGGTCCAAGGTGCCGAAAAGGGAAGAGGACCGAGAAGAGTATCAGACGGTCTATGCTCGAGAACCGGGGGCTGTGGCGGCGCCGACGGCAGGACTGCATTTTACGAAGGAACTCCTCGAAGACCTGGTTTGTCGAGGTGTGCAGCTTGTGAGAATCACTTTGCATGTGGGGTTTGGCACCTTCGCTCCGGTGCGCACGGAAGACATTCGAGACCATATCATGCACTCGGAAGTGGTGCGGGTGAGCCGGGAGACGGCAGAGGCCATTCAAAGGGCGAAAAGGGAAGGAAGGCGCGTGATCGCCGTAGGAACGACTGTGGTACGCACGCTGGAATGGGCGGCCTGCCGTTTCGGGGAGGTGACGGCCGTGTCCGGCGAATGCGATCACTATATCTATCCTGGATATGTATTCCGCGTGGTCGATGCAATGATCACCAATTTTCATCTGCCCAAAACATCCCTTCTTCTTTTGGTTTCGGCTTTTGCGGGCCGCGAAAAGATTCTCGCCGCTTACCGGGAAGCCATACGCAGAGGCTACCGCTTCTTTAGCTACGGGGACGCCATGTTGATTGTTTAG
- a CDS encoding SPOR domain-containing protein, with protein sequence MSRLKERIQQYEEENDRRWIRIHLTGVQAFLCVVVFFLSMTCVFVAGLLTGRGVSKESRESLTVTGTFYRLLGLRSSSEEPVDNASETWIPAEKILASLESERELATGQKPTSGPASPTVAASSARLRRVPDPQAPANTAGEAEQPALSSVPQEEASETPPPAPTSSEAYAIMVASMRRQENAVALTERLKKKGYKATMEKIAVNDQDVWYRVILGGFESRQKALEHAARLNKEEQLQAIVIRRESSGSTEN encoded by the coding sequence ATGAGTCGCCTCAAAGAACGCATTCAACAGTATGAGGAAGAGAACGATCGCCGTTGGATTCGTATTCACCTCACTGGGGTTCAGGCTTTTCTTTGCGTGGTGGTTTTCTTTCTTTCCATGACCTGTGTGTTTGTGGCAGGTCTTTTGACTGGTCGAGGTGTTTCCAAAGAATCGCGTGAATCCTTAACGGTAACGGGAACCTTTTATCGTCTTTTGGGATTGCGTTCGTCCTCGGAAGAACCTGTGGACAATGCTTCCGAAACATGGATTCCCGCAGAGAAGATTCTGGCTTCTTTGGAATCGGAAAGAGAACTGGCTACAGGCCAAAAGCCGACTTCCGGCCCGGCATCACCAACAGTCGCCGCCTCGTCCGCCCGTCTCCGTCGTGTCCCGGATCCGCAAGCGCCGGCAAACACTGCCGGTGAGGCGGAACAGCCCGCTCTTTCTTCGGTCCCGCAAGAGGAAGCTTCGGAGACGCCGCCGCCTGCGCCAACTTCTTCTGAAGCCTACGCTATCATGGTGGCTTCCATGCGCCGACAGGAAAACGCGGTGGCCTTGACGGAACGGCTGAAGAAAAAAGGTTACAAGGCCACCATGGAAAAGATCGCCGTAAACGATCAGGATGTGTGGTATCGTGTGATTTTAGGAGGATTTGAATCCAGACAAAAAGCCCTGGAGCATGCGGCTCGGCTCAACAAGGAAGAACAACTCCAGGCGATCGTCATTCGCCGCGAAAGTTCCGGATCCACGGAGAATTGA
- the alr gene encoding alanine racemase: MALNWVEIDLAALRHNLAQVRHRIGPQAGILAVVKSDAYGHGMIPVAKELAKARVDLFGVSKCWEASKLRSAGISQPILVLAGIEPADAPTVIQQDLRPAVYRLDHCRLLEQAAQEAGKRVHIHVKVDTGMGRLGVPVHELGLFLEQLAGLKHVKVEGVFSHLATSDEADKAFSHEQLRKFRSALQMFHDRSIPFQYAHVANSGAVLDIPEAHYQLVRPGIMLYGSAPSDEILYPVPLRPVMALKTKILQVKWVPAGYSIGYGRTYVCSSPTRIATIAVGYDDGYPRVLSNRGEALVRGVRVPIVGRVSMNLITLDVSHVPQASEDDEVVLLGTQGTETITAEEIARKAHTISYEIYCAIGKNPHRLFLNGSGDLA; this comes from the coding sequence ATGGCGTTAAACTGGGTGGAAATTGATCTGGCGGCCTTGAGGCATAACTTGGCGCAGGTACGGCACCGAATTGGGCCACAGGCCGGAATCCTTGCCGTGGTCAAATCGGACGCTTACGGCCATGGCATGATCCCTGTCGCTAAGGAATTGGCCAAGGCAAGGGTGGACCTTTTCGGTGTTAGTAAATGTTGGGAAGCTTCCAAACTGCGTTCGGCCGGTATTTCACAGCCTATACTGGTCCTGGCCGGGATAGAACCAGCGGACGCACCGACCGTGATCCAGCAGGATCTTCGTCCCGCCGTTTATCGATTGGACCACTGCCGATTGTTGGAGCAGGCGGCTCAAGAAGCAGGTAAACGGGTGCACATCCATGTCAAGGTTGATACGGGTATGGGGCGCCTGGGTGTGCCCGTGCATGAGTTGGGACTGTTTCTGGAACAATTGGCCGGCCTGAAACATGTGAAGGTGGAAGGTGTTTTTTCCCATTTAGCCACATCCGATGAGGCCGACAAGGCTTTCAGCCATGAACAATTGCGAAAGTTTCGCAGTGCCCTTCAAATGTTCCACGATCGGTCCATTCCGTTCCAGTACGCCCATGTGGCCAACAGCGGTGCCGTTCTCGACATTCCCGAAGCCCATTATCAGTTGGTAAGGCCGGGAATCATGCTTTATGGGTCGGCGCCTTCCGATGAAATTCTGTATCCGGTACCGCTTCGGCCCGTCATGGCCTTGAAGACCAAAATCCTTCAAGTCAAATGGGTGCCGGCGGGTTACAGCATCGGGTACGGACGTACCTATGTCTGTTCCAGTCCGACACGTATTGCGACCATCGCCGTCGGTTACGATGATGGGTATCCCCGTGTCCTTTCCAACCGCGGTGAGGCCCTGGTGCGCGGCGTACGAGTGCCCATCGTTGGAAGAGTTTCCATGAATCTGATCACCTTGGATGTTTCCCATGTGCCGCAAGCCTCAGAAGATGACGAGGTGGTCCTTTTGGGAACTCAAGGAACCGAAACCATCACGGCGGAAGAAATCGCCCGAAAGGCACACACCATCAGCTATGAAATCTATTGCGCCATCGGCAAGAATCCTCACCGTCTTTTTCTGAATGGCTCCGGCGATCTTGCCTAG
- the argS gene encoding arginine--tRNA ligase, translating to MTLVRSRLQAMLEQAARLLLMDQGLSPEEDPVLELEIPKIADHGDYATNAAMALTRLLKKNPKIIADELVQRMEGREALVAKTEIAGPGFINFFVRPDVWGGILETIHEEKEAYGRQTFGAGIRVQVEFVSANPTGPLHIGHGRGAAVGDVLANILKTCGYTVDKEYYINDTGKQMDTLGRSLYLRYLECLGMPVDFPDDHYKGDYMKDLAREVVERFGNRYASVPEKEALPFFSQYAGDRILEGIREDLEVFGVIHDVWFSERTLHENGALESTIEALEKSGLIYEQDGAKWFRSTAYGDEKDRVVIRANGITTYFAADLAYHKNKYDRNYDLVIDIWGADHHGYVPRMMAGVQALGRRPSDLRIILVQLVNLLRGGKPVAMSTRAGEFVTLREVVDEVGKDAARFLFLMRRSDSPLDFDLETAKKHSSENPVYYVQYAHARLCSVFEVAEERGIPTSWQTLPNLHRLTEPTEWELMKQLGEFPYVLETAARNLEPHRIPYYLMDLVSAFHSYYNHNRILGDDQELTQARLYLADAVRTVIRNGLNVLGVSAPQKM from the coding sequence ATGACTCTTGTGCGATCCCGGCTTCAGGCCATGCTTGAGCAAGCGGCTCGATTGCTTCTCATGGATCAAGGTCTTAGTCCCGAAGAAGATCCGGTATTGGAGCTTGAAATTCCAAAAATTGCCGATCACGGTGACTATGCCACCAACGCCGCCATGGCCCTGACTCGGTTGCTCAAAAAAAACCCTAAAATCATTGCTGATGAACTGGTGCAACGGATGGAAGGCCGTGAGGCTCTTGTGGCCAAAACGGAAATCGCCGGTCCAGGGTTCATCAATTTCTTCGTTCGGCCCGACGTCTGGGGCGGGATTTTAGAGACTATTCACGAGGAAAAAGAAGCTTACGGCCGACAGACTTTTGGCGCGGGCATTCGGGTTCAAGTGGAATTCGTCAGCGCCAACCCCACAGGGCCGCTCCATATCGGTCATGGTCGAGGAGCCGCCGTCGGGGATGTGTTGGCCAACATTCTCAAAACCTGCGGCTACACCGTGGACAAAGAATACTATATCAACGATACCGGAAAACAAATGGACACTCTGGGCCGCAGTCTATATCTGCGTTACCTGGAATGCTTGGGAATGCCGGTGGATTTTCCCGACGATCATTATAAGGGCGATTACATGAAGGATCTGGCCAGGGAAGTGGTCGAACGGTTTGGGAATCGGTACGCATCGGTGCCGGAAAAGGAGGCTTTGCCTTTCTTTTCCCAATATGCCGGAGACCGTATTTTGGAAGGAATCCGTGAAGACTTGGAAGTCTTCGGGGTCATCCACGATGTGTGGTTCAGCGAAAGAACGCTTCATGAAAACGGTGCCCTGGAAAGCACCATCGAGGCCCTTGAAAAAAGCGGCCTGATCTATGAACAGGATGGGGCCAAATGGTTTCGCAGCACGGCCTACGGTGATGAAAAAGACCGGGTGGTAATACGGGCCAACGGCATCACCACCTATTTCGCTGCAGACCTGGCTTATCATAAAAACAAATATGATCGAAACTACGATTTGGTCATTGATATTTGGGGAGCCGATCATCACGGGTATGTGCCTCGAATGATGGCGGGAGTGCAAGCTCTGGGACGACGGCCTTCGGACCTTCGCATTATCCTTGTGCAGCTTGTCAATCTGCTTCGCGGCGGAAAACCTGTAGCCATGTCTACGAGAGCCGGGGAGTTTGTCACTTTGCGGGAGGTTGTGGACGAAGTCGGCAAAGATGCCGCTCGCTTCCTCTTCCTCATGCGCCGCTCCGACAGCCCTCTGGACTTTGATTTGGAAACAGCGAAAAAACACAGCAGTGAAAATCCCGTCTACTATGTCCAGTATGCGCATGCGAGGCTGTGCAGTGTCTTTGAGGTGGCGGAGGAAAGAGGCATCCCCACCTCTTGGCAGACCCTACCCAACCTCCATCGCCTGACGGAACCTACGGAATGGGAGCTCATGAAACAGTTGGGCGAATTTCCGTATGTGTTGGAAACCGCCGCCCGAAATCTGGAACCCCACCGTATTCCCTATTACCTGATGGATCTGGTTTCCGCGTTTCATAGCTACTACAACCACAATCGCATTTTGGGCGACGACCAGGAACTGACTCAAGCTCGACTTTATTTGGCCGACGCTGTTAGAACGGTCATTCGAAACGGGCTGAATGTCCTGGGAGTGTCAGCACCTCAGAAGATGTGA
- a CDS encoding dipeptidase — MNLSDVFQKIDTNLDRYVRELKELLAIPSVSTYSHHRSDVRRAAEWVLNHCKRIGLEARLHDTGGHPVITASRCPHPDRPTLLIYGHYDVQPVEPEEEWNTAPFQPTVRDGFIYARGASDDKGQFFTYLKALEVVLATKGDLPINVKILVEGEEEIGSPHLDAFLRKSRDTLKADAIAVSDGAQFSETVPAITYGLRGLSYLELIVQGPRTDLHSGSFGGVAPNPIHALVTLLAQLKNPDGTIAIPGFYDSVAPLEPWEREAMRALPFDEDKLKAYLGLSFLCQEPGYNALESKTARPTLDINGIWGGFSGEGAKTVIPAKAGAKVSMRLVPHQKPQEIAELFVRYVMQLCPKEVQLQVKALHGADPVLVSRDLPQVQAAARAIEKGFGVSPVFIREGGSIPIVNLFREVLGLEAILLMGWGRPDDGAHAPNERFALKDFKNGIRSAAALFFEMWE; from the coding sequence ATGAATCTATCGGATGTTTTTCAAAAGATCGACACCAATCTGGACCGGTATGTCAGAGAGCTTAAAGAGCTTTTGGCCATTCCCAGTGTCAGTACGTACTCTCACCATCGCAGCGATGTACGCCGCGCCGCCGAATGGGTCCTCAACCATTGTAAGCGCATAGGTCTGGAAGCTCGACTTCATGACACAGGGGGACATCCCGTGATCACGGCGTCGCGATGCCCCCATCCGGATCGTCCGACCCTGCTTATTTACGGGCATTACGACGTGCAACCTGTGGAACCAGAAGAAGAATGGAACACAGCGCCCTTTCAGCCAACAGTACGAGATGGTTTCATTTATGCTCGCGGAGCCAGCGACGACAAGGGACAGTTTTTCACTTACCTCAAAGCTTTGGAAGTGGTGCTGGCCACGAAGGGAGACCTGCCCATCAATGTCAAGATCTTGGTGGAAGGCGAAGAAGAAATTGGGAGTCCCCATCTAGACGCTTTTTTACGCAAAAGCCGAGACACGCTTAAAGCGGATGCCATCGCCGTTTCCGACGGTGCCCAGTTTTCAGAGACTGTTCCCGCCATCACTTACGGCCTGCGCGGCCTCTCTTACCTGGAACTCATTGTTCAAGGACCTCGAACCGATCTCCATTCGGGAAGTTTCGGCGGCGTGGCTCCCAATCCTATTCATGCCCTGGTAACTCTTCTGGCTCAATTGAAAAACCCCGATGGAACCATCGCCATTCCAGGATTCTATGACTCCGTAGCCCCCTTGGAACCGTGGGAGCGGGAGGCCATGAGAGCCCTACCCTTCGACGAAGACAAGTTAAAAGCCTATCTGGGATTGTCTTTTCTTTGTCAAGAACCGGGGTACAATGCCCTGGAATCCAAAACCGCTCGACCCACTCTGGATATTAACGGCATCTGGGGCGGGTTTTCGGGAGAAGGTGCTAAGACCGTGATTCCAGCCAAGGCAGGCGCCAAGGTGAGTATGCGCTTGGTGCCGCATCAAAAGCCGCAAGAAATAGCCGAACTTTTTGTTCGTTACGTCATGCAACTATGCCCCAAGGAAGTGCAGCTTCAGGTGAAGGCCCTACACGGGGCCGATCCCGTGCTGGTTTCCAGGGATCTGCCTCAGGTACAGGCGGCGGCTCGAGCCATAGAAAAGGGCTTTGGAGTGTCCCCCGTGTTCATTCGCGAAGGAGGGTCCATTCCCATCGTCAATCTCTTTCGGGAGGTCTTGGGACTGGAGGCGATTCTTCTTATGGGATGGGGGCGCCCTGACGATGGAGCTCATGCTCCCAATGAACGGTTTGCACTGAAGGATTTCAAGAACGGTATTCGTTCCGCGGCGGCACTCTTTTTCGAAATGTGGGAGTGA
- a CDS encoding DUF2065 domain-containing protein translates to MEYFLTVVGLLFFLEGLPYMAFPERMKRWLQEILTLPTGQLRLLGAVLMILGLIFVFLGRRHGGP, encoded by the coding sequence ATGGAATACTTTCTTACCGTGGTGGGACTTCTCTTTTTTCTTGAAGGGTTGCCCTATATGGCTTTTCCCGAACGAATGAAGAGATGGCTTCAGGAAATTCTCACGCTTCCTACGGGACAATTGAGGCTTCTGGGCGCCGTTCTTATGATCCTTGGTCTCATTTTTGTCTTCCTGGGGCGTCGCCATGGAGGGCCCTAG
- the secD gene encoding protein translocase subunit SecD translates to MKDLKWRAILVALVLGASIVYLLPSLPVSLPQWWHGVLPDDKIHLGLDLQGGMHLVLEVQAEEAVKTTVDRMIDELKGLLRKEKIGFRAIERTQEGALVLQLSDASRRDRLRELMEKEYPTLDWAQALETSEGFQVTLRVKDKEAAHIRELAVKQALETIRNRIDQFGVSEPDIRPQGENRILVQLPGIKDPKRALELIGKTAILEFKLVAEGVDPHADPSALPGGVKVYPMRRVDPNTGRSVEGKIALKDRTLLTGEYITNANVRIDTQYNTPYVALEFDPQGARVFERITEENVKKQLAIVLDGVVYSAPVIQEKISGGRASITGSFTMEEARDLAIVLRAGALPAPVVILEERTVGPSLGADSIRKGFLSMVVGSVAIVIFMVLYYRFSGFVADLALVLNVILIMAGLAAFQATLTLPGIAGIILTIGMAVDANVLIFERIREEMRLGKTPKAALDAGYARATLTILDANITTLIAALVMFQFGTGPVKGFAVTLSIGIVASLFTAIVVTRLVFDYLFVEKRMRTLSI, encoded by the coding sequence TTGAAAGACCTGAAGTGGCGAGCCATTCTAGTGGCTTTGGTGCTTGGTGCCTCGATCGTCTATCTCTTGCCGTCCTTACCTGTGTCATTACCTCAATGGTGGCACGGTGTCCTTCCGGACGACAAGATTCATCTTGGTTTAGACCTTCAGGGAGGCATGCATCTGGTGCTGGAGGTTCAAGCCGAGGAAGCGGTCAAAACCACGGTGGACCGCATGATCGATGAGCTTAAAGGGCTGCTTCGAAAGGAGAAGATCGGTTTTCGCGCCATAGAACGCACGCAGGAAGGAGCCCTGGTGTTGCAGCTTTCAGATGCAAGCCGCCGAGACCGCCTGCGTGAGCTGATGGAAAAAGAGTATCCTACTTTGGACTGGGCGCAAGCGTTGGAAACTTCCGAAGGGTTTCAAGTGACCTTACGGGTCAAGGACAAGGAAGCTGCCCATATTCGCGAATTGGCTGTCAAACAGGCGCTGGAGACGATTCGAAACCGCATTGATCAATTTGGGGTGAGCGAGCCCGACATACGGCCTCAAGGGGAAAACCGTATTCTCGTGCAGCTTCCAGGAATCAAGGATCCCAAGCGAGCTTTGGAACTTATCGGGAAGACGGCGATTTTGGAATTCAAGCTGGTGGCCGAAGGGGTGGATCCCCACGCAGATCCATCGGCCTTGCCGGGTGGTGTGAAAGTCTATCCCATGCGACGCGTGGATCCCAACACGGGCCGAAGCGTGGAAGGAAAGATCGCCCTAAAGGATCGTACACTGTTGACCGGCGAATACATCACCAACGCCAATGTGCGTATAGATACTCAGTACAACACGCCTTATGTGGCGTTGGAATTTGATCCTCAGGGGGCCAGAGTCTTTGAACGAATCACCGAAGAAAACGTCAAGAAACAGCTGGCCATCGTGTTGGACGGCGTGGTTTATTCCGCGCCGGTGATTCAAGAAAAGATTTCCGGGGGAAGAGCGAGTATCACGGGGTCGTTTACCATGGAAGAGGCCAGGGATTTGGCCATCGTGCTTCGTGCCGGTGCCCTGCCTGCGCCCGTGGTGATCCTGGAAGAACGTACCGTGGGTCCCTCTCTGGGGGCTGACTCCATTCGCAAGGGATTCCTGTCCATGGTCGTGGGATCGGTGGCCATCGTCATATTCATGGTCCTCTACTACAGGTTTTCGGGGTTCGTGGCGGATCTGGCTCTGGTTTTGAACGTCATCCTGATCATGGCAGGTCTGGCCGCCTTTCAAGCCACTCTAACCCTGCCCGGCATCGCTGGTATTATTTTAACCATCGGTATGGCGGTAGACGCCAATGTGCTCATTTTCGAACGGATTCGAGAAGAGATGCGGTTGGGCAAGACACCCAAGGCAGCCTTGGATGCGGGGTACGCTAGAGCGACTTTGACCATCTTGGACGCCAATATAACGACTCTTATCGCCGCTCTGGTGATGTTCCAGTTCGGAACCGGGCCTGTAAAAGGCTTTGCCG
- the yajC gene encoding preprotein translocase subunit YajC: MNWVSMAHAMGTAGQQSGGGQAAGGGLTAFLPLILMVVIFYFLLIRPQQKRQKEHRMMLQNLRKGDVVMTQGGIHGRITGLTDSVVTLEIADKVRVKVQRGYIAGLLSRGETRDEEEEKA, from the coding sequence ATGAATTGGGTGAGCATGGCCCATGCGATGGGAACAGCGGGGCAGCAAAGCGGAGGGGGCCAAGCGGCCGGTGGAGGTCTTACGGCTTTTCTCCCATTGATTCTGATGGTGGTGATTTTTTATTTCCTTTTGATTCGTCCCCAACAAAAGCGCCAGAAAGAGCATCGTATGATGCTTCAAAACCTTCGTAAAGGCGATGTGGTGATGACCCAGGGAGGAATCCACGGCCGAATTACTGGCTTGACGGATTCCGTAGTCACCTTGGAAATCGCCGACAAGGTTCGAGTGAAGGTGCAGCGGGGGTACATTGCCGGCTTGCTGTCCCGAGGTGAGACCAGGGACGAAGAAGAGGAGAAGGCGTAG
- the tgt gene encoding tRNA guanosine(34) transglycosylase Tgt — protein sequence MKHFEILAEDSKSQARCGCLYTAHGPVDTPVFMPVGTQATIKSLSPDEVFSLGARIILGNTYHLSLRPGAERIARLGGLHAFMAWPGAILTDSGGFQVFSLATIRTIDEDGVTFQSHIDGSRHRITPESCIEIQELLGSDIAMCFDECTPYPLSWEETRLSMERTVRWASRCREAHKKEDQLLFAIVQGGVFRELRHACVKALTDMDFPGYALGSLAVGEPKEVMLEVLDTVVPELPHDKPRYLMGVGMPEDLVEGVRRGIDMFDCVVPTRNARNGMVFTSWGALQIKHSCYADDPRPIESECSCYTCRTFSRAYLRHLFMAKELLVYRLLSLHNLHYFLHLMKAVREAVFQGSFEEFRREFYERRRGEEPIAD from the coding sequence ATGAAGCATTTTGAAATTTTAGCCGAAGATTCGAAAAGTCAAGCGCGTTGCGGTTGTCTTTATACCGCTCACGGCCCTGTGGACACCCCTGTATTCATGCCTGTGGGCACTCAGGCCACCATCAAGAGTCTATCTCCAGACGAAGTCTTTTCTCTGGGCGCTCGTATCATTCTAGGTAACACCTACCATCTGTCTCTGCGCCCTGGAGCCGAGCGAATCGCCCGCCTCGGGGGCTTGCATGCGTTTATGGCATGGCCAGGGGCGATTCTTACGGACAGCGGGGGTTTTCAAGTTTTTAGTCTGGCCACCATTCGCACCATTGATGAAGATGGTGTCACGTTCCAATCCCATATCGACGGGTCTCGCCATCGAATCACCCCGGAAAGCTGCATAGAAATTCAAGAGCTTCTCGGATCCGACATTGCCATGTGTTTTGACGAATGCACGCCTTATCCCTTGAGTTGGGAAGAAACGCGGCTCTCCATGGAAAGAACGGTTCGATGGGCCTCGCGATGTCGCGAGGCTCATAAGAAGGAGGACCAACTGCTCTTTGCCATTGTGCAGGGAGGCGTTTTTCGTGAGTTGCGACATGCTTGTGTGAAGGCGCTCACGGACATGGATTTTCCCGGTTATGCTCTAGGAAGCTTGGCGGTGGGAGAACCCAAGGAGGTTATGTTGGAGGTGCTGGACACCGTGGTTCCGGAACTGCCTCACGACAAACCTCGGTACCTCATGGGCGTCGGAATGCCGGAAGACTTGGTGGAAGGGGTTCGGCGCGGTATTGATATGTTCGATTGCGTGGTGCCGACTCGAAATGCTCGCAACGGCATGGTTTTTACGTCCTGGGGAGCCTTGCAGATCAAACACAGTTGCTATGCGGACGATCCCCGGCCCATTGAGTCGGAATGCTCATGCTACACATGCCGTACGTTTTCACGGGCCTATCTGAGGCATCTTTTCATGGCCAAGGAGCTTTTGGTGTATCGACTTTTGTCACTTCACAATCTTCATTACTTTCTGCATCTCATGAAAGCCGTTCGGGAAGCCGTTTTTCAAGGAAGCTTTGAGGAGTTTCGCAGGGAATTTTATGAGCGACGTCGGGGCGAGGAGCCGATAGCAGATTGA
- a CDS encoding GNAT family N-acetyltransferase — translation MAVRFEMVSGVERVDPAVWNRLSRQAAPMMEWEYLYALERSGVLSPERGYIPRHILAYDDGQLVAIAPLYERTRPWVEFGDGGLLRFLGELTGFPYYVGLMATVPLTPVPAYRFLYGSEQDAARIYDVVSEYVDFVCETRGFATWRIYFFSDASRGIHETLLRKGFVGLRSEYCLWHNKGYQSFDNFLENFRASRRHKIRREMRDLQAEGIRLTMMPGEDVPEEYYDIMFDLYCLTWRKYMGHDIRPFLNRRFFHLLGRLFRHRLLFSVAHKGRDLLAMAVFYYKGRHLYGRYWGSYDRIPFLHFGVCYYEPIRYAISHGMETFDPGFGGEHKSYRGFESTSVQHYIKFYGEEAMQTAHSILGRYEVAARDTGRHVR, via the coding sequence ATGGCTGTGCGATTTGAAATGGTTTCTGGCGTGGAACGGGTGGATCCGGCCGTCTGGAATCGCCTGAGTCGACAGGCGGCTCCGATGATGGAGTGGGAGTACCTTTATGCCCTGGAACGATCCGGTGTGTTGAGTCCGGAACGGGGTTATATACCTCGACACATCTTGGCCTATGACGATGGGCAGCTGGTAGCCATCGCGCCGCTTTACGAAAGGACTCGACCCTGGGTCGAATTTGGTGACGGCGGTCTGCTGCGTTTTCTCGGGGAACTGACCGGCTTTCCGTACTATGTCGGCCTTATGGCTACCGTGCCTCTCACACCCGTGCCCGCCTACCGATTTCTTTACGGTTCGGAACAGGATGCCGCAAGAATTTATGACGTTGTTTCGGAATATGTTGATTTCGTGTGTGAAACGCGAGGCTTTGCCACATGGCGTATCTATTTCTTTTCAGATGCTTCCCGGGGGATTCATGAAACCTTGCTGCGCAAGGGGTTTGTCGGGCTTAGAAGCGAATACTGTTTATGGCACAATAAGGGTTACCAAAGCTTTGATAATTTTCTGGAGAATTTTCGGGCTTCACGGCGCCATAAGATTCGTCGCGAAATGCGTGACCTTCAGGCGGAAGGGATTCGATTGACCATGATGCCCGGAGAAGATGTTCCCGAAGAATACTATGACATCATGTTCGACCTGTACTGCCTGACCTGGAGAAAATATATGGGTCATGACATTCGACCTTTTCTGAACCGCCGTTTCTTTCATCTGCTCGGGCGTCTGTTCCGGCATCGCCTTCTCTTTTCGGTCGCTCACAAAGGCCGAGATCTTTTGGCCATGGCCGTCTTTTATTACAAAGGTCGGCATCTTTATGGAAGGTACTGGGGCAGTTACGATCGAATACCGTTTCTTCACTTCGGAGTGTGCTATTATGAGCCTATTCGCTACGCCATAAGTCATGGGATGGAGACGTTTGATCCGGGTTTTGGAGGGGAACACAAAAGCTACCGGGGTTTTGAAAGCACCAGCGTACAGCATTACATTAAATTTTATGGTGAAGAAGCCATGCAGACGGCGCACTCCATTTTGGGTCGCTACGAGGTAGCAGCTCGGGATACAGGGCGTCACGTTCGTTAA